The Rhodospirillales bacterium DNA window CGGAGAGGGTGAGCGCCTCAGCCCGCAGGACAGCCTTGCTTACGCCCTGTCGCATAGTTTCGAGCGCCAGTCGGTCGCCGATGAAAAAGACGTGTTGATCACCGCCTTGCAACGCGGCTTCGGGCAGGTCAGCCCGGAGGAGGTCAAACTGGCCGCGCAAAAGGCCCCGCTGATGCGCCGCGAGAAGGATGGTCGCCGCTTTGTTACCACCCGCGAAGTGTACGACGAAGAGCAGGCGATGCTGCGCTTCGCGCGCGAGGGGCGGGGAGTGTGCCGCCCGCTGGGGCCGCGCGACTACACCATCGGCAACAAGGCGCTCAACCGTGACCAGCTCAGCGCGGTGGTGCATCTGCTCTCCTCGCAGGATCGGGTGATGATGATCCGTGGCGGGGCCGGGACCGGCAAGACGACCCTGCTCAAGGAAGCGGTCGCCGGGATTGAGGCCGGGGGCAAAAAAATCTTTGCCTTCGCGCCGACGGCGAGCGCCGCGCGCGACGTGCTGAGGCAGGAAGGATTTACGAGCGCGGAGACGGTCTGGCAACTCCTCAACAACAAGGAGCTGCGGGAGGATGTGCGCGACCAGGTGATCCTGATTGACGAGGCGGGGCTGCTGAGCGCCCGCGACACCGCCCGCGTCTTCGCTCTGGCCGGGCAGGTGAATGCCCGCGTGATTCTGGTCGGCGACTCCAAGCAGCATGCCTCGGTCGCGCGCGGCGACGCGCTGCGGCTGCTGGAGCAAAAGGCCGGTATCCGCCCGGCGGACGTGCTGGAGGTAGTGCGGCAACGCGGCGAATACCGCGAAGCGGTGAGCGCCATCAGCCACGGCGAGATAGCGGGGGGTTTCCGCCTGCTCGACCGTATGGGCTGCATCGTTGAAGCCCCCGGCGAGGAACGCTACCAGCGGCTCGTGGACGACTACCTCGCGGCGGTGAACACGGGCAAATCCGTGCTGGTGGTCTCGCCGACGCACCGCGAGGCGGAGCGTGTCACCGGGCTGCTACGCGACGGGCTGAAGGCGAGCGGGCGCATAGGGAGCAAGGAGACGCCGGTCAGGGTGCTGAAGAGCCTCGACCTCACCGAGGCGCAAGCGGGCGACCCGAAGAGCTACCAGCCGGGGTTCGTGGTGCGCTTCCATCAGAATGCGCGCGGCATCAAGCGCGGCGAGACGCTCGAGGTCGCGCATCTGAACCCGGACGGCCTGCCGGTGCTGCGCAACGCCGAAGGGAAGCTGCGCGCCCTGCCGCTGGAGGAAAGCGGGAAATTCACCGCCTATAAGCCGGAGACGATCGGACTCAGCGCGGGCGACACCATCCGCCTGACGCAAAACGGCTTCAGCGCCGACCGCAAACACCGCTTCAGCAATGGCGGGGTGTACGAGGTGACGCGCGTCGAGCCCGACGGGAGGGTCACGCTCGGCAATGGCTGGCAGCTCGATGCGACGTTCGGCGGTTTCACCTACGGCTATGTCAGCACCTCGCACGGCTCGCAGGGGCGCACCGTCGATCAGGTGTTCGTCGCGCAGGACAGTTTTTCGGGCCGCGCCAGTTCGACCGAGCAATTCTACGTGTCTGTCAGCCGGGGACGGCGGGATGTGCGCATCTACACCGACGACAAGGACGCGCTGGCGGCGGCGATCCTGCGCAGCGCCGCGCGGCCCTCGGCCACCGAGCT harbors:
- a CDS encoding relaxase domain-containing protein — its product is MLRITPSTSAAGAKAYYTQALCHQDYYTEGQEIAGHWHGRVAELMQLAGEVKREQFGLLCDNRHPTTGEQITPRTKSNRRVGYDFTFNAPKSVSVLYALSGDSRIAEAVRESANATMREVEQEIATRVRAGGENGERTTGNLLWADFLHTTSRPVDGIPDPHLHVHAYAFNVTYDPVELRYKAAEFGGIKADGPYFEAAFHARLAKALRELGYGIERDGRYMAIAGVPETLVAKFSRRTAEIEAEAGKRGITGEESRGKLKATLGALTRRGKGESALNSEQLAEVWRSRLNPHERAAMAKVMAGEGGGEGERLSPQDSLAYALSHSFERQSVADEKDVLITALQRGFGQVSPEEVKLAAQKAPLMRREKDGRRFVTTREVYDEEQAMLRFAREGRGVCRPLGPRDYTIGNKALNRDQLSAVVHLLSSQDRVMMIRGGAGTGKTTLLKEAVAGIEAGGKKIFAFAPTASAARDVLRQEGFTSAETVWQLLNNKELREDVRDQVILIDEAGLLSARDTARVFALAGQVNARVILVGDSKQHASVARGDALRLLEQKAGIRPADVLEVVRQRGEYREAVSAISHGEIAGGFRLLDRMGCIVEAPGEERYQRLVDDYLAAVNTGKSVLVVSPTHREAERVTGLLRDGLKASGRIGSKETPVRVLKSLDLTEAQAGDPKSYQPGFVVRFHQNARGIKRGETLEVAHLNPDGLPVLRNAEGKLRALPLEESGKFTAYKPETIGLSAGDTIRLTQNGFSADRKHRFSNGGVYEVTRVEPDGRVTLGNGWQLDATFGGFTYGYVSTSHGSQGRTVDQVFVAQDSFSGRASSTEQFYVSVSRGRRDVRIYTDDKDALAAAILRSAARPSATELMRGAFQAKTKAWTRRDWVKGLTMRLNQTLDHLAEAAAKAQLPAVRMAQRVREATAEAAREFTREGGQDAPSR